A part of Saimiri boliviensis isolate mSaiBol1 chromosome 11, mSaiBol1.pri, whole genome shotgun sequence genomic DNA contains:
- the LOC141580450 gene encoding uncharacterized protein LOC141580450 encodes MSGATARRVRAGRPGRVSEKGLSKLLGGDCGGGSGGGGGQTLPLRAARPLCAPPGSHEPGSGSGPAVSSRAGARTGSDVGSGPRGRAVDRSWQSLGSGSEVVRTASSAAVARAGARVPIPDIVGGGVGTASFAERRVLPHPGVPVPWSGVAGDYAAARVVLLLSRHAAAPHPKAAFSPQCQVRGEQHRRVGRRARGWPLKSASARHRPREKPGPRHGRGSSLSFLRTLRYSLSPPRCPRADWMMPAHPEEGSSSLSSLTHLLIYSGNTLTGRFRSIPQSSKVDT; translated from the exons ATGTCTGGGGCGACGGCAAGAAGGG TCCGGGCGGGAAGACCCGGCCGGGTCTCAGAAAAGGGTTTAAGCAAACTCCTCGGTGGCGACTGCGGCGGCGGcagcggtggcggcggcgggCAGACACTCCCCCTTCGCGCGGCCCGCCCTCTCTGCGCGCCCCCGGGCAGCCACGAGCCCGGGTCAGGCTCTGGCCCCGCTGTATCTTCGCGGGCGGGCGCGCGCACCGGAAGTGACGTAGGCTCGGGACCCCGGGGGCGGGCGGTGGACCGCAGCTGGCAGAGCCTGGGGTCCGGGTCTGAGGTAGTGCGGACTGCCTCCTCCGCCGCTGTCGCCCGGGCTGGCGCTCGGGTGCCCATCCCTGACATAGTGGGAGGTGGAGTGGGAACCGCTAGCTTTGCGGAACGCAGAGTGCTTCCTCATCCTGGCGTTCCGGTGCCTTGGAGTGGAGTCGCGGGAGACTATGCCGCGGCTCGTGTGGTTTTGCTTCTGTCCCGCCACGCGGCGGCTCCTCACCCAAAGGCTGCCTTCTCCCCGCAGTGCCAGGTCCGAGGGGAGCAGCACCGTCGGGTTGGACGTCGCGCGCGAGGGTGGCCTCTTAAGTCTGCATCTGCCAGGCACCGGCCGCGGGAAAAGCCTGGTCCTAGGCATGGTCGTGGTTCGAGCCTCTCGTTTCTTCGGACATTGAGGTATTCGCTGAGCCCACCACGTTGTCCTCGGG CTGATTGGATGATGCCTGCCCACCCTGAGGAGGGGTCTTCTTCTCTCAGTTCACTGACTCACCTGTTAATCtactctggaaacaccctcacaggcagATTCAGAAGCATTCCTCAATCCAGTAAAGTTGACACCTGA